The genomic region agtgttggttgatttcaatagagattgtcaagggtcatgcatgttatcttatgcagcgtagcatattctgcaatatacagagctcttttttgagaagccttcataatattcctcatttcctctagcattggcagaagagatgctaaagttaagagtgtctctagattacttaacctccgaagaaggtcagaaaattttgattgatttgatttgtcgCGAGTTGTGTAAAATAGttcaatcaaggatggatattctgaaaaaactcgatgcgctggaccatccaaagagatccatctggtatcattattcTTGAGAAGCCTGTTCCCATCGGTTAttccattagcaaagtgttgaaattccataaatcgcttgggacttcgacagaagtgtgagtagagctctctgattaaaatttatttattttttaccgaagcaaacttgctcacaattccaaaagctagattcattctatgagccatgcagtgaattgcagtaatgtgcgatgcaaatgaagtttcaatctttgtacaaagaccgctcatgtgaccttgcattactgaagctccatctgctccaacacaaaccaatattttggcaaccgtcatgtcatccatacctccatattcaattaaacttctctttactagttgatataaattttccgttgttgcactctccttcattttagcaacagatagtagatgaagTTGGCAAGTATGATtttctatagtataaacatgcatgcatacccatgaagtattgtctattgtcgtaacttcgtctaaagaaaatgcaataaagtttgactctcttattttttcctttacatcttctttttcaacctcaacaagacaacttgctcATTCCTATCCACTGTTTACttaccagtgtctattaggatagttagaaactttcaaaaagtgtaataaaccactaattgatgggaaatctatcatagcacaccctctgcttaaaatataaaaaacaacgcttaattggacaacttttcccagttgttctatttgcattgcttttccaaaactagcttcaatagaacctttaacttcagcaggtttcgtctatattttctcatgaaaataatactcttcggcattcctcacatgcttacattcctcctttgttttccatcttatcactgatttttcaacttcatctatcatttgtttttcataaactttacccatatgcttttctatggtgtcaaattttagctgcaacctaatttccttgttatgtttccaagtgcaaatcttacacctgcattctattggaggctcgccttcaattggattctccattggttcaatgaatggatactttgatgcccaattaatttaaaaattcctcactgacatatcccactcccgatccattttttattgtggttcatccttttttgatctggcttttcttttccccttacgtgcattatcatcaatggcattatcacccaagtcgattatatcattccagataacttgggcatctaccagataatcttcttcaagatatcAGGTTCGTCGTCGTCTTCAACATggggtgtaggttgtgaattttgtacttgtacttgtgatgatgtaccttcctgattttcaccacaatcttttccaaagccaaagtacgaagacaacgttctgctttttgttggcctctcatggccttccccacattcaggtttcctacccttcttcctgtttgacatctccaacgaaataaaggctaccaaaaaaatatcaatttgttgaagaagcaataatagactataaagcataatatatgtttcattggccctacgacctacaatctagatgtttgaggtctgaatgtcccggctgaccacttggcactaacgggtcgccactgaataaaaatgaactcaacaatgcaaacaaatatagataaattcataataacattatgacacttcaaaaatatgatcgctcacctttaggtcactagtagtcgccaatacagtcaacaaaTATGATTTTCCTTAGTcagaaactttgctattgatcaaaattcagagccAAGAACCCACcggattgtgtagagatagatttgatctttgcatgtatttataccaatctttatatggcgaattccgcggaaattttatatggtatacgaatatttggcgaatctcgcgtaactataacacgacatatgtaattttcgaggcgattatgggtcgtccaaataattggcaaatacaatatagttggtgaaggttggggtgaatggagacacgagTTGACaaaatgtcgggcgaattgggtcctcctagctaacaaatcttcacatgcctataggcgaattatggtcgtctattaaggcaaccttagagagtgtagacgaaaaaattaaatttaccgtgtgtccaccgtatattgtattgacGAAATCCTCGCAtaaaaacatttaattacataaaacatctAGCAATCGGGCTGTgaatttgacagaaattgataatgttctggcgacatggccacccccagtcgatacaaaatattcgtcatttcccaggtcgccgacgtgaaaaattcgccattggcgaatattcgccactaaagtaatcttagATTTTGATTGTACTTTTAGTTGCTTCATTTTGGTGGATAATGGATGTGTGCATTCCTCCTCATTGTGCACTTGTTTGAGTTGTTTGAAGTTATGGTTGCATGTAATGAGAGTTTTTTGCCTCCAATATTGTTGTGTTTATGTTGCTTCAAGTTGCTTAGATGTCAACCTAACAACTAAGACATTTGAGATTTTTTGATGATGATCCAAAATTGTACCAAAGATTATTAGTGAGAGACTACTCCTTTCGCCACTTGTTGATTGGCTAGATTTGGATGCAGAACATATTTGGAATGCCCCTAATGAGAGATTTTGAGATTGAGATACGATTGTCCTAAAATTATGAGAGTTTAAGGAATAGTATAAGTGAATGACTATGTATTAGTCACATTAATTGCCACTATATATGGTGTGATAGCAATTGAGTTTATAATTCTAGGCATTGGATTAAAGATGTTTGCCTCAGATTCTAAAATTATCTTGATACGATCAAAGACTGAGATATCTAGATCAACATATTTTTTAGTGACCACCAAAGATGAAAGTAAATTTCATGGTCAATATTTGAGTTGATTCACCATTTTCAATGATGATCATACACTCCCTAACCTCCCACTTCATCTTTGGGACCAACTCCTTGAGGAAGTGGGTGAGGCTTTGGGAGATTTTCTTATGGTGGATGTGGAGTCCTCTGATATCCTTCACTCCACTATGCTCGTATTTTGGTAGATATTGATGCTTCTAAGGGGCTACCTGCAAAGATCAAACTTTCAACACCCAAGGGTTTCTGGATTCAACCTTTGGATTATGAAGGGTCTCCCTTCATATGTAGAAGATGCTTCAAGACTAGGCATGTCGCGGCTAAATGTGATTTAGAGAAAGTTAAACTGAAGAATCCCTCTTCATGGTGGAAAGGTGCCTCTTCTCAACATTATATGGTATTCAAGAGCTCTTCTCGGACGGTTGGGTAGGATCTTCCCATCAATGGTTCTAAAGAGCCTATGGTGGATTTTGTTGGATGTGTCCCCTTGGTCTCTAGGACGAGATCTGATACTCCTTCAATGGATGTTGTTGATGGTGTTGTCCCTTCTACTAACGTTTCAAATGGTGTTCCTACTTTTATTCCTTCTGAGCCATCTGGTGGCCCTGATATTTTACAGATTGTTGGTTCTGCCCCTGTAGCTAGGTGTGATAGGATTCTGGATGGTACGTCTGCTGGTGTTGCCCCTATAGCTGTTTCTGTTTATGTTTTTGTTTCGGCTCCCGATGCATCTGTTGGAGCTATCCCTTTGTCTGTTTCTTCTTCCAGGGATGTGTCTGGCCCTGGATCTACTGGTCCTGATGGCTCTTCGATGCTTGCTAGCCCCTCCTTGGGCGTTGGGTTTCCTGCGTTGGATTCGTTGGAGTGGCAAGTCGAGgctgctaaggttgaagaaggTTGGATTTCACTTAAAAGCAAACATTCTAAATGGTCTTCGCCCTCTTTTGACATGACCCTTAGATCCCAAAAGAAGGGATCCAAAGGGAAATCCTAATGTTAGTTGTTTGCTCCAGGTTTGGGGGGGGTTGTTGTTAAAACCCATTTGGGCAGCTGCTTTTTTATTGCTCGTTTGTTTTTCCTTTTGGTTATCGGACTGCCTACAGATTTCCCATGTATATGCTTTTATTTGTCAGGCAACTTTTCTTTTTGGAGGGGTCAGTCTTTTTCGATCCCCTTTCTTGGCTTTGTTTCGTCTCGTCTTATCTCCGTTTTGTTAAAATCTGAGAAACATATTACAAaccagaattgaattgaaagagctAGATCAAATAAATTGTAaatacaaatgaaataaaaaacataatagtgataccgagagaaaactaatgtgaagtgctccaaggcaaaatagcatcagattactatctccaactataAGAAAATGcaagcaaggtagcatgtttatatagactcaagagaggggtggaggtggcaataccgGCCAATGAGGAGAGACtaccatgatggtctaaacatagtaaatgcacctcctcatagcatgtcgacacctcaatacccacttgtcttaagtaaacatgctttattaacctaagcaagcttaattaaagtgtaggaaaaacctaggaaaagggaaaataataaacccaactaggaagATAAAAACCTAcaccccttaagcatagcttaggtgggtgaaaatatgggtcccgacaaatgaagcttgatgaggtacccatgtacatagtcaTCCCCCCCAACAAAGAAGAAGCTTCCCCCAACAAAGGAGagtacaccccccccccccccagaatagagagaaaaagaaagagagaaaaaaaggaACTAAGAAGCCCCCCAACAAAAGAGAACACCTGTCGCaccccaagcaaagatctcaaatgaatgaacttgctttcagtgaagggtttggtgaagatgtttgcagTTTGATCAGATGTCGGACAATACTGaagatcaagaacctgctcatgaatCAGCTCTCAAATatagtgcatgtgaatctcaatgtgcttggtccgttGATGATGGACCGGATTGCGAGAAATCTGAATAGCACTCCGGTTGTCACAAAAGATGACTGTAGGCTTTCGAAAGGAAATGTCAAACTCGGTGAGAATGTTTTGAAGCCAAATGGCCTCAGTAGCAGCATTAACTgctcctcaatactcagcctcaatAGATGAAAGAGCAATAGCAGATTGTTTCTTGCTCGACCAAGAAACTAGACcagaaccaagagagaagcaataccctgaagtggacttgCAATCCTGagcatcacctgcccaatctgaatctatatatccCACCAAGACAATATCCACGCCCGTTGTATAATGAATCTCATAACTGTGAGTACCCTGTACATAATGAAGAATCCGCTTAGTTGCTTTTCAATGtagctcatgtggctcctgcatgaacctGGAGACCAGGCCCACTGCATATGAAATATCAGGCCTCGTGTGAGTCAAATATATTAGGCTTCCAACTAATTGAGGATACAAGGTAGCATCCGCCAAGGGTGAAGAAcaagaagcctcaagtttgactcctgacaGAAACGGAGTCGATGCGGGCTTCCAGTCGGCCATGCGAAATCTCGAGAGCATATCAAGAGTGTACTTAGGTTGTCCAATGAAAATACCAGAAGGCgactgagtgatctcaatccctaagaagtAGTGGAGTAGGCCTAAGTCAGACATCAAGAAGCGATCATGAAGGGTAGTTTTGACTGCCTTGATACGGGATGAGTGACTCTCAGTGAacatcaagtcatcaacatagagaacaaggaaggtgagagtatcatcctggtgcaAAATGTAGACgtttggatcagaatggcaccAAGTGAACCCAACTGACAGAAGGAAGGAGTCGCATACCAGGCACGAGGGGCCTATTTAAGGCCATAGCGAGACTTCCGAAGGCAACAAACAAGTGAAGGATTCTGGACGAACCtctgtggttgctccatatatatctactcctaaaggtcaccatgaagaaaagcactcttcacatccatctgatgaacttcccaatgatgggttgcagcaatagcaaggacaagtcgGATGGAATGCATCTTGGCAACTggcgcaaaagtctcagagtagtcaatcccagcaacttgggagaatcctttggcgaccaggcgagccttatacttatcaaccgacctaTCTGCAGCAAATTTGTTTGGGAGATCAGATCCACTTGcaccgaacaagtttccttcccttaggaagagggactatcccaagtatggttcctctccaaggaattgaactcctgCATAGCTGCATCCCACTCGGGGACACCTGAAGCTTCCCAAAAGGTCTATGGATCGGAAGTTGTAGCAAAGAAGAGATGTGGAGCATGCTCAAATTGCGACCTTGTTCTTCTCTCATTTGAAGGATCACCAACCCAACCACCTTCTGAATCCAATGTCTGACGAACCCAAAGAGGCCCAGTAGctagagaatgaggagaatctagaggagaatcatcaccctctgaaggATGACTAAGAGAAGAGGAAGATGAATCCTCGCCATtgtcatctgaagtggaggaagaagactcctcagaagaactgtcatcatgaAGTTGCAATGTCTCCATGGGAATGAAAGATGGAGAAGTGGTAGAAGAAGAACTGGAAGTATCCTCCTCAAAACGAAAAACTCCTCTCAATGAAAAGCTCATGTGTGgtaggatggagaagcctatagCCTTTAACACCATCTGGATAcccaactgtaaagcggaaaatcgcgatcgaaccctagttggtctcccctcttccgactccgaggagagagaagggaggttcgctaggattcgatgggttttcacttaaggggaagactttacattcaaaagaggggttgaaactcataagattcaatcccacacaatgtaagattggatgctaaatgaatttcaagggttaggaaagcaaggctaccctcttttgtaaagaatgttgttaaggaaattaagccaagaatacatagaaagtcataaagattcgcttataaactgagtttaggttataggatgaagctgcggacctggaattagcagtagaatgtcgatacggcgctgtcctgcaaatttgagcaaaagttgtcgggacgatggcgcccggcgccacggtcctccgaaaaatccgtcaaacgaagggggatcggttcgtctctgcacaaggattccagatcttcaatctcagccgcgtacctgcaacctacacacagaaaagcgaagacgatggggggtt from Cryptomeria japonica chromosome 3, Sugi_1.0, whole genome shotgun sequence harbors:
- the LOC131874212 gene encoding secreted RxLR effector protein 161-like; amino-acid sequence: MADWKPASTPFLSGVKLEASCSSPLADATLYPQLVGSLIYLTHTRPDISYAGTHSYEIHYTTGVDIVLVGYIDSDWAGDAQDCKSTSGYCFSLGSGLVSWSSKKQSAIALSSIEAEY